One genomic segment of Planctomycetia bacterium includes these proteins:
- a CDS encoding sugar phosphate isomerase/epimerase, with protein sequence MSGHQQTATHRHGKHSYHQIGLVRGQFGNVDETKWLDWIADAGFDGWEEASWELDLGRCGDDAGAAKYAEERVGKAKSRGLEIFSLAAHLQGQALGDEPSAKTLQFIGGESVEAYAAWRKAGHEPPRTDPYFVPADVAEIARKQSSTALVNTVRLAHYVGKLQNRTVPVSGFVGSPAHCWSHWFLFPPLPKSLGGYPIPCVYETSLQLLVERFAPVFDACKKYGTTYDLECHPSERAMGDITSAGQYLAALDKAGYEKVAGFNFDCSHMEWQGVSGVDFIRTHGHRIHCAHIKGVQVIRGYTRNGRLGGHQPMGDRHNGWNFVTAGTARDATNTEELMVELNRVGYSGAVSIEWEDNDVEQHAGAKSALANVHRADQPPSGMRHDEQLKA encoded by the coding sequence ATGAGCGGTCATCAGCAAACGGCCACGCATCGCCACGGCAAGCATTCGTACCACCAAATCGGCCTCGTCCGCGGCCAGTTCGGCAACGTGGACGAGACGAAGTGGCTCGATTGGATCGCGGACGCCGGCTTCGATGGTTGGGAAGAAGCCAGTTGGGAACTCGACCTCGGACGCTGCGGCGACGACGCCGGGGCCGCCAAGTACGCCGAAGAACGGGTTGGCAAAGCGAAATCGCGCGGACTGGAAATTTTTTCGTTGGCCGCGCACCTGCAGGGCCAGGCCCTGGGCGATGAGCCGAGCGCCAAGACGTTGCAATTCATTGGCGGCGAATCGGTCGAGGCCTACGCCGCCTGGCGGAAAGCCGGCCACGAGCCGCCGCGGACCGACCCGTACTTCGTGCCGGCGGACGTGGCGGAAATCGCGCGGAAGCAATCGTCGACGGCGCTCGTGAACACCGTGCGGCTGGCCCATTACGTCGGCAAACTGCAAAACCGCACCGTGCCGGTGAGCGGCTTCGTCGGCTCGCCGGCCCATTGCTGGAGTCATTGGTTTTTGTTTCCGCCGTTGCCGAAGTCCTTGGGCGGGTATCCGATTCCGTGCGTGTACGAAACCAGCCTGCAACTGCTGGTCGAGCGTTTCGCGCCGGTGTTCGACGCTTGTAAGAAATACGGCACGACGTATGACCTGGAATGCCATCCCAGCGAACGGGCGATGGGCGATATCACCAGCGCCGGGCAATACCTGGCCGCGCTCGACAAGGCCGGCTATGAGAAGGTCGCCGGGTTCAATTTCGATTGTTCGCACATGGAGTGGCAAGGAGTCTCCGGCGTCGACTTCATCCGCACGCACGGCCACCGCATCCACTGCGCGCACATCAAGGGCGTGCAGGTGATCCGCGGCTACACGCGCAATGGTCGTCTCGGCGGCCACCAACCGATGGGCGATCGCCACAACGGCTGGAACTTCGTCACCGCCGGCACCGCCCGTGATGCGACGAACACCGAAGAACTGATGGTGGAGCTAAATCGCGTCGGCTACAGCGGCGCGGTGTCGATTGAATGGGAAGACAACGACGTGGAGCAACACGCCGGAGCGAAGTCGGCCCTGGCAAACGTCCACCGCGCCGACCAACCGCCGAGCGGGATGCGGCATGACGAGCAGCTCAAGGCGTAG